The Flavobacterium marginilacus genome window below encodes:
- a CDS encoding sialate O-acetylesterase: MKNFKHIFLIVIAFLSSLQINAKIKMPALFSDNMMLQQKSNAPIWGWAEKSTNVTIKTSWDSKIYKTKADSQGKWRVELQTPTAGGPFTIEVNEGAEEVKIKNILIGEVWLCSGQSNMEMPLKGFQGQPVKNGNEIIVRSTNKNIRLITIPRATVLEPKDDFEGKWEVASPKSTSNFSATAWYFGSLLQEVLNVPVGLIHVSYGGSSMEAWMNQEMLKDFASAKIPTTKEELAKDPNRIPTTLFNGMLSPVIGYGIKGCIWYQGESNYERANEYTALMKKMVSSWRTMWNEGDFPFYFAQIAPFNYASFHPKDYVEKYNSAYLREAQFKASKEIPNSAMAVLMDIGEENNIHPMDKEKGGNRLAFQALARTYGIEGFEFESPKYKSMEIKEGSVTVSFDDAANGITSYDKEVTGFEIAGEDKVFYPAKTVVRRKSVVLTSDKVTKPVAVRYLWKDFAKAELFSGGGLPVSSFRTDEW, from the coding sequence ATGAAAAATTTTAAACACATTTTTTTAATTGTAATTGCATTTCTATCAAGTCTGCAAATCAATGCGAAAATCAAAATGCCAGCATTGTTTTCCGACAATATGATGTTGCAGCAAAAATCAAATGCGCCAATTTGGGGCTGGGCAGAAAAGAGTACAAATGTTACAATCAAAACATCTTGGGATTCTAAAATTTACAAAACTAAAGCCGACAGTCAGGGAAAATGGCGAGTTGAATTGCAAACGCCAACCGCAGGCGGACCATTTACAATTGAAGTAAATGAAGGAGCTGAAGAAGTAAAGATTAAAAACATTTTAATTGGCGAAGTTTGGCTTTGTTCTGGGCAATCCAATATGGAAATGCCATTGAAAGGATTTCAGGGACAGCCCGTTAAAAACGGAAACGAAATCATCGTAAGATCAACCAATAAAAACATTCGTTTAATTACGATTCCGCGTGCGACGGTTTTAGAACCAAAAGATGATTTTGAAGGAAAATGGGAAGTTGCTTCTCCAAAATCGACTTCAAATTTCAGTGCGACGGCATGGTATTTTGGATCGCTTTTGCAAGAAGTTTTAAATGTCCCAGTTGGGTTGATTCACGTTTCGTACGGAGGTTCAAGTATGGAAGCTTGGATGAATCAGGAAATGCTGAAAGATTTCGCTAGTGCTAAAATTCCGACCACAAAAGAGGAGTTGGCAAAAGATCCAAACCGTATCCCAACAACTTTGTTTAACGGAATGCTTTCGCCGGTTATAGGTTACGGAATCAAAGGCTGTATTTGGTATCAGGGAGAATCAAATTACGAACGAGCAAATGAATATACGGCTTTGATGAAGAAAATGGTAAGCAGCTGGAGAACAATGTGGAATGAAGGGGATTTTCCTTTTTACTTCGCTCAAATTGCACCCTTTAATTACGCTTCTTTTCATCCGAAAGATTATGTAGAAAAATACAATTCGGCTTATTTGAGAGAGGCGCAGTTTAAAGCTTCGAAGGAAATTCCGAATTCGGCAATGGCAGTTTTAATGGATATTGGTGAAGAAAATAACATTCACCCAATGGACAAGGAAAAAGGAGGAAACCGTTTGGCGTTTCAGGCTTTGGCAAGAACATACGGAATTGAAGGTTTCGAATTCGAAAGTCCTAAATACAAATCAATGGAAATAAAAGAGGGTTCAGTAACGGTTTCTTTTGATGATGCCGCCAATGGAATTACATCTTACGACAAAGAAGTTACAGGCTTTGAAATTGCAGGTGAAGACAAAGTTTTTTATCCGGCTAAAACCGTAGTACGAAGAAAATCAGTGGTCTTGACTTCGGATAAAGTAACGAAACCAGTTGCTGTCAGATATTTGTGGAAAGATTTCGCGAAAGCGGAATTATTCAGCGGAGGAGGTTTGCCGGTTTCTTCGTTTAGAACGGATGAGTGGTAA